The following proteins come from a genomic window of Prionailurus viverrinus isolate Anna chromosome D1, UM_Priviv_1.0, whole genome shotgun sequence:
- the TMEM218 gene encoding transmembrane protein 218, with protein sequence MAGTVLGVGAGVFILALLWVLVLLLCVLLSRASGVARFSVIFVFLGALIITSVLLVFPRASEVPAPEVEMKIVDSFFIGRYVLLAFLTAVFLGGLFLVLIHHILEPIYAKPLRSY encoded by the exons ATGGCTGGCACAGTGCTCGGAGTGGGGGCTGGAGTGTTCATCTTAGCCCTGCTCTGGGTGTTAGTGCTGCTGCTGTGTGTGCTGCTGTCCAGAGCGTCTGGTGTAGCGAG GTTCTCTGTCATTTTTGTATTCCTCGGTGCTCTAATCATCACATCAGTTCTGCTGGTCTTCCCTCGAGCCAGTGAAGTCCCAGCCCCAGAGGTCGAAATGAAG ATTGTGGATTCCTTTTTCATTGGCCGCTATGTCCTGCTGGCTTTCCTCACTGCTGTCTTCCTTGGAGGCCTCTTTTTGGTTCTCATTCATCATATCCTGGAGCCAATCTATGCCAAACCACTGCGGTCCTACTGA